The genomic stretch TTAGcctaataaatgtttgtttttaactgaaattggtctTGTTCAGATTAATTTGCACATGactgtactttattaataaaggTTCTTTGTCTTTGCCACAAAATGTTCCCCaatctttataaaacatataatttaaaaatagctaGCAAAATCAAAGTcctttatttaacaataattttacacataaactcacaaattttgtacaattttatcataaaaattaacaaaagatatATATAAATCGAAATTTCTTTGGAATTGTATCTTGACTTAGCATACTTGGAAAAGTAaaactaagtttaaataaataaaatttagtcaaATAGAAAAGCAGTTGtataaaaggtatataaacatgtaaatttattagTTCAGATCAACAATTACATGCAATGTAGTCAAACAACAGTGTACACAACTTACTCAACAAAAACTGTGCAGTTACCAATCATTCACAGCTGGTTGGTATATAAAAGTAGAAAGTTGCTATGCCAAACTGATTATATGTTCAGTATTAACAATAAAGGTTTGTGATTAGTTTGATGGAAGTTtagttacattttgaattttacaacaaatataatttgcGAACGTCCATTTAAGAGGATGCTgagattttattgtaatattttatatgtcttGTTTATTATAACCaggttttaaaatgtcaaaatgttGGTATAACATTTGTATGTATGTTACTTCTGATgtgtttttaatcaaaactatgtttacaattttatataataactaacaAAACCGTTTTAATTATGTCAGTAGcatattcagaaaatattaataaaagtaaaaacaaattagagatatatttaaaactcataaacattttaacattttattcaaaattgtcacagttcatctaataaaaaatgaaatatcataCATTATTCAATTTCGaatatccttatttttaaaatgaaaaattactgtaCTATCAATTTGTTTTTCACTTACGTACgtacatttgaaaacattttctgaatatttttaaactgtcttTGAACTATGTACCTAAAAGTAAGCTcagtatatataaactttatatatatacttatacgtatatatatatatatacgtacttTAAATACATATAGGACCCAATGTTTGAAACTTAATGCGATAACTACTTATATATAAGGATTAACAATAATGAAcctaatataaagaaaaacagtattattttttattttaaatatataaaatacatttatatttttaaatacaatgtttgaaaattaacaaatgtGTATTCACAAGGTAAAATTTGAGCAAACAGTATAATGATTGaagtttataacattaaattttcaattaaattacattgcacattgttaaaatttaatgtgttCTAAAGCTtacatagttattatttatttcaatttgaatatcagttatttattttagaatgctttaacaataaaaattgatcaCTCAATTGATTTCCAAAGTCTTTCGTACTCCATGAGGAATTCTCTGACAATTGTGCGTTCAGtggtaataataatgttttcccagTTGCCAAAAATAGCTTGCATCGTCCAGTTTAGTGATCCTGACATCAAGATTCTCTTATCGATTATGACAAACTTGTGATGCATCAGTCTGGTTGACTTCCGAAAATATTTCACTGGCAAACCTGAAAACACTTTCATCATTAAATTCATATCCACAGACCGTGTGAATCATCTAGTTATAGACTGATTGTATGATCTTGTTTAGTGACCTCCAAATCAGATTCTTTTCTTATCTATGACCACTTTTGATGCATCAGTCTggtaaaaatttgataaaatctCACTGGCAAGCCTGcaagttcaaattaaaataaatttattttttgtgacaTTATAAGAAAGAATTGAACATgtgcaaaacataaaaatttacagcACCAAGTACGCACATTAGTCCAGTTCCAACCTAGATAAATacgaatataaataaatgctaaaaatGTGTGTACTGTATTTACAAGTATATACTGATGCAATTGAGAgtagtacaatttttttttcaaatataaagacTCAATATGTACAGTTCAAATAATTATTAGCAACTTGCAAGGCATTAGtaacaatatcattttatatagCATAACAAATAAGTTCACAGCTAAATGGATGTAAACATCTATTTCTTGTTTAAACTGCTGCAGTGTATAGGCACAGGAGCACTATTTTACAAAGGTAAATCAGAATAAAAGgcttataaaaaagaagtatagctttttcaataatattataaaatcacaaataaatgtttactgttGGTGcatgagtaaatatttattaacttcaCAAATTAGTTTTGCCACATGCTACGACTCACAATTTGGCCAATTAATTCACTGGATGATCTAATCTATAATGAAGAACCAGATCACCACTAGTaggaaaaatttcaaagttgCAGTAAGGTCTAATTTAGTattcagaatttaaaatataaaaaaggtttagaataatattgtaagaataagatttgttaattttcttatcaaggaatttttctttattcaataaatgttcatttaggatgaaatgtctgaaatcctattcaaatatcaaaccttccatcgtcaataacaaactttaaacaaagaagaataTCAAGATTCCACCTTATCAGTTATTTTCAGCATTTTATTGGACTTCTAAAACTGGAAACTGCATGGCTTTATTGCACACTCCCGGGGAATGCAATTGCATATTTCCTTCAGCTTTAACTGTTCGAcaagaagagaagaagaagatTAGAAGAAAAGATTAAATCTTTCTAGAGAAAATTGGGAGGTCTTCTTCACGAGGTTTTAAAGATGCATCAAGTTTATTCCTCCAACAATAAGAAATgattgtttacaattttgtaGAAGACAGTTCATTGACTATTCTATTCCATTAAATGAGACTGAACTCACCGTTTCTTTGAAAAGACAATATTTGAGATCCAGATCCATTGGCCATGTCTTCATCACAAATAATTCTCACTTTAACTCCACGTTTTTGGGCTTTTATCACCGCTGCGCCTAGATCTTTCACAGTTATTAGATACAGGCAAACATCTAGAGATGACTCAGCTGAGTTCAAGTAGTGCAGCATTCGGCTGaaaaatttgatacattttttaccGTTATTATATAccgtattttaaacaaaatctatttacactttcaataatttattggaaTTACATAACATATCATCATATCACACTCAGTTCAAGAGACAGATGATTTTtctacagtttaaatttaaattaaataagactaaAACGAGCAAGGAATAAAACCCAGGTTCCATATTGAACTAACAAACCAG from Homalodisca vitripennis isolate AUS2020 chromosome 2, UT_GWSS_2.1, whole genome shotgun sequence encodes the following:
- the LOC124353741 gene encoding mitochondrial cardiolipin hydrolase, whose translation is MFPPLFGRYTTSALGVIAAAAPLCYFVRKYFNTDSDEDDIWPKNEVLFFCEVGIGCKDHLVEGGEKKQCSSKNCSFYNMSRMLHYLNSAESSLDVCLYLITVKDLGAAVIKAQKRGVKVRIICDEDMANGSGSQILSFQRNGLPVKYFRKSTRLMHHKFVIIDKRILMSGSLNWTMQAIFGNWENIIITTERTIVREFLMEYERLWKSIE